In Allomuricauda ruestringensis DSM 13258, the following proteins share a genomic window:
- a CDS encoding PQQ-dependent sugar dehydrogenase yields MKIYTLPLRSIVMLMLSVSFLACNGKKESNDEESTEEEVVENAEESSQDSLQLNMNRLNLPEGFSIELYAKNIEGARSMAMGSNGTLFVGTRNEGKVYALKDTDGDYKVDKTYTIASDLEQPNGVAFKDGALYVAAVSRMLKYNNIESQLESPQEPELIYDDYPTEFHHGWKYIAFGPDDKLYVPVGAPCNICDSATVDKRYASITRMDPNGSNREIVAHGVRNTVGFTWHPDTNELWFTDNGRDMMGDDVPPGELNKLTEAGQHFGYPYCHGGTVKDPEYGDQRPCSDFVPPVQPLGAHVAALGVKFGKGPMFPEAYQKHAFLAEHGSWNRSSKVGYRVTLVKLENGEAVSYEPFIDGWLDEESQEAFGRPVDLLFLKDGSLLISDDEGDAIYRVTYKG; encoded by the coding sequence ATGAAAATATATACTTTGCCCCTTAGGTCAATAGTTATGTTGATGCTTTCCGTTAGCTTTCTGGCCTGTAATGGAAAAAAAGAAAGCAATGATGAAGAATCAACTGAAGAAGAAGTAGTAGAGAATGCGGAAGAATCTTCACAGGATTCTCTCCAATTGAATATGAATCGCCTTAACCTTCCCGAAGGCTTTAGTATTGAACTTTATGCGAAAAACATTGAGGGAGCACGCTCCATGGCCATGGGATCGAACGGTACCCTGTTTGTGGGTACTCGAAACGAAGGTAAAGTATACGCACTAAAAGATACGGACGGCGATTACAAGGTAGATAAAACCTACACCATCGCTTCCGATTTGGAGCAGCCCAACGGCGTAGCGTTTAAAGATGGAGCTTTGTATGTGGCCGCAGTAAGCCGAATGCTCAAATACAACAATATTGAATCGCAGTTGGAAAGTCCACAAGAACCGGAATTGATCTATGACGATTACCCGACCGAATTCCACCATGGTTGGAAATACATTGCCTTTGGCCCTGACGATAAATTGTACGTGCCCGTAGGAGCGCCGTGCAATATTTGCGATAGCGCTACGGTAGATAAGCGTTATGCTTCCATCACTAGAATGGACCCCAATGGCAGTAATCGGGAGATTGTAGCCCATGGAGTGCGCAACACTGTTGGTTTTACGTGGCATCCGGATACCAACGAGTTGTGGTTTACGGACAACGGTAGGGACATGATGGGAGACGATGTACCTCCGGGGGAATTGAACAAACTTACCGAAGCAGGTCAGCATTTTGGTTATCCCTATTGCCACGGCGGAACCGTAAAGGACCCCGAATATGGAGACCAACGTCCCTGTTCCGATTTTGTACCTCCTGTACAGCCTTTGGGGGCGCACGTAGCGGCCCTTGGTGTTAAGTTTGGTAAAGGCCCCATGTTCCCGGAAGCCTATCAAAAACATGCATTTTTGGCCGAGCATGGCTCTTGGAACCGTTCTTCTAAGGTAGGGTACAGGGTAACCTTGGTAAAACTCGAAAACGGAGAAGCTGTAAGTTACGAACCCTTTATAGATGGCTGGTTGGACGAGGAGTCGCAAGAAGCCTTTGGTAGGCCTGTGGACCTGCTTTTCTTGAAAGATGGTTCTTTGTTGATTTCCGATGATGAAGGGGACGCTATTTATAGGGTTACCTACAAGGGATAA
- a CDS encoding DUF5131 family protein, with protein sequence MAQSSIEWTEMTWNPTTGCTKVSQGCKFCYAEVMSKRLQAMGIDKYKDNFKVRIHESELKTPYTWKKPKMVFVNSMSDLFHPEVPLSFIQKVFEVMNDNQQHIFQVLTKRHERLLELHEKLNWTPNIWMGVSVEDQQVEHRIDYLRETNAKVKFLSLEPLIGPLPNLNLSRISWVIVGGESGRKPRPIKAEWVKDIQNQCENLNVAFFFKQWGGTNKKKSGRLLNGRTYDEMPNYRLIA encoded by the coding sequence ATGGCCCAATCTAGTATCGAATGGACGGAAATGACGTGGAACCCAACTACTGGCTGCACCAAAGTAAGTCAAGGTTGCAAATTCTGCTATGCAGAGGTAATGTCCAAACGGCTTCAGGCAATGGGAATCGACAAATACAAGGATAATTTCAAGGTTCGGATTCACGAATCGGAATTAAAAACACCTTACACATGGAAGAAACCTAAAATGGTATTTGTAAACTCCATGAGTGATTTGTTTCATCCAGAAGTTCCGCTGTCATTCATACAAAAGGTATTTGAGGTAATGAATGATAATCAACAGCATATTTTTCAGGTCTTAACAAAAAGACATGAACGATTATTGGAATTACACGAGAAATTGAATTGGACACCTAATATTTGGATGGGAGTTTCGGTTGAAGACCAACAAGTTGAGCATCGAATTGATTATTTACGTGAAACCAATGCAAAAGTAAAGTTTTTATCTCTCGAACCTCTAATTGGACCACTCCCTAACTTAAACCTCAGTAGAATTAGCTGGGTCATTGTTGGAGGAGAAAGTGGACGTAAACCACGACCAATCAAAGCCGAATGGGTTAAAGATATTCAAAATCAATGTGAAAATTTAAATGTCGCATTCTTTTTTAAACAATGGGGCGGCACTAATAAGAAAAAGAGTGGTCGTTTGCTGAATGGTCGTACTTACGATGAAATGCCTAATTACAGGTTAATTGCTTAA
- a CDS encoding three-Cys-motif partner protein TcmP has translation MSEDFFQKPFTEDTNVKLSLYKEYLKEWFPVFIAARRPFKKVVNLFDFFCGPGKDSEGTSGSPLIALEILKEYQEYVQDTTVEINLHFNDSKIEYIETLRKNINESGLPTDKINIHFYNKDFTELFPDTIPKMENAANLIFLDQFGVKYVNEERFKVLIGLPVTDIIFFISSSTFNRFHNDDNVTNVIGLTSEEIQEKPFYEIHRLVHQKYFELIPQEVSYSLAPFSIKKGTNIYGLIFGSGHPLGMEKFLNICWKEDEETGEANFDIQGDKKLCLQPSLFPEDNDKRKIPTFQRQLEDKILSGELKSDKEVFVYMINNGFIGKHVSEVVNRLKKTGKIKIKHPSFSCTTVLKPTREPKKIEIL, from the coding sequence ATGTCTGAAGATTTTTTCCAAAAGCCTTTTACTGAAGATACTAATGTTAAATTATCACTCTATAAAGAGTATTTAAAAGAATGGTTTCCTGTCTTTATAGCTGCCCGCAGACCATTTAAGAAAGTAGTAAATTTATTTGATTTCTTTTGTGGACCCGGTAAGGATTCAGAAGGCACATCGGGAAGCCCACTCATTGCACTTGAAATTTTAAAAGAATATCAAGAATACGTTCAAGACACAACCGTAGAAATAAATTTACATTTCAACGATTCCAAAATAGAATACATTGAAACCCTGAGAAAGAACATCAACGAATCTGGTTTACCAACAGATAAAATTAATATTCATTTTTATAATAAAGACTTCACCGAGTTATTTCCAGATACGATCCCAAAAATGGAAAATGCCGCAAACCTAATTTTCCTCGACCAATTCGGCGTTAAATATGTTAATGAAGAAAGATTTAAAGTTTTAATTGGTCTACCAGTAACAGACATCATTTTCTTTATATCTTCTTCCACATTTAATCGCTTTCATAATGATGATAATGTGACAAATGTAATTGGTCTGACTTCAGAGGAAATACAGGAAAAACCTTTTTATGAAATACACAGATTAGTCCATCAAAAATATTTTGAATTAATTCCACAAGAAGTTTCCTACTCGCTTGCGCCATTTTCTATAAAAAAAGGAACAAACATTTATGGTTTAATATTTGGAAGCGGTCACCCATTAGGTATGGAAAAATTTCTAAATATTTGTTGGAAAGAAGATGAGGAAACAGGAGAAGCAAACTTTGATATACAGGGAGATAAAAAATTATGTTTACAACCCTCACTATTCCCAGAAGACAACGACAAGAGAAAAATTCCAACGTTTCAAAGACAACTCGAAGATAAAATATTAAGTGGTGAGCTTAAATCTGACAAAGAAGTATTTGTCTATATGATTAACAATGGGTTTATTGGTAAACATGTATCCGAAGTAGTAAACAGATTAAAAAAAACTGGTAAAATTAAAATAAAGCATCCATCTTTTTCATGCACTACAGTATTGAAACCAACCAGAGAACCCAAAAAAATAGAAATCCTATAA
- a CDS encoding TIGR03915 family putative DNA repair protein, with translation MEPTTTLIYDGSFNGFLTAIFIAFDEKINVADIQKNNQCQNGLFSDTETVFTNVEKAKRVWNGIRNKSHNAISNIYFAFLSEAEGIELMLYTYVQKLMRTQNGKCLDYSDSTVVHIGQLAKKVGREKHRMEAFVQFQLSKDDIYFANIDPDFDVLPLISKHFRGCYADQRWLIYDVKRKYGIFYNLDHMEMVSLNLKDILHDKTVRSDVFTSEEYENQTLWNDYFKSINIASRINPKLHTQHVPKPNWKYLSEKKEAV, from the coding sequence ATGGAACCCACAACAACCCTTATTTACGATGGCAGTTTTAATGGATTTCTGACCGCAATCTTCATAGCTTTTGATGAGAAAATCAATGTGGCCGACATTCAAAAAAACAATCAATGCCAAAACGGATTGTTTTCCGATACAGAAACCGTTTTTACCAATGTAGAAAAGGCCAAACGGGTATGGAACGGTATCCGAAACAAAAGTCATAATGCCATATCCAATATCTATTTCGCTTTTTTGAGTGAAGCCGAAGGCATTGAGCTCATGCTTTATACCTATGTTCAAAAATTAATGCGCACACAAAACGGTAAGTGTTTGGATTATTCGGATAGTACCGTAGTGCACATTGGCCAATTGGCCAAAAAAGTGGGGCGGGAAAAGCACCGTATGGAAGCCTTTGTTCAGTTCCAGTTGAGCAAGGACGATATTTATTTTGCGAACATTGACCCTGATTTTGATGTACTTCCTCTAATTTCCAAACATTTCCGCGGCTGTTATGCTGATCAGCGCTGGTTGATTTATGATGTGAAACGCAAATACGGTATCTTTTACAATTTAGATCATATGGAAATGGTTTCCCTGAACTTAAAGGACATCCTCCATGACAAAACCGTTAGAAGTGATGTCTTTACCAGCGAGGAATACGAAAACCAAACCCTTTGGAACGATTATTTTAAGAGTATTAATATCGCATCCCGTATTAACCCAAAGTTACACACGCAACATGTTCCCAAACCCAATTGGAAGTATTTGAGCGAGAAGAAAGAGGCGGTTTAA
- a CDS encoding XRE family transcriptional regulator encodes MENESTLKRFTDIRRELGYTQTEFAKLLGVKNTTADIERGRTKLSGKVVTELLRQFKINPLWLFGESDQKHLDTSKTSVIPKVVTVDNSDNDNMVMVNAKAAAGYPQNISDTSWYRQLPAFDMPIPEFRNATYRGFQVEGDSMLPNLRPNDWVLAKAIEHIDHVSPNKMYVVVLQDSVMVKKIERKPNSNNITLVSLNETYPPYEIKPFQIQEIWEVSSKLTFNVDATTETGLLKQLQQSMDELKKQVGQIK; translated from the coding sequence ATGGAAAACGAATCAACCCTGAAACGATTTACCGATATCCGAAGGGAACTCGGTTACACCCAAACCGAATTTGCCAAGCTATTGGGGGTGAAGAACACTACAGCGGATATTGAACGGGGAAGAACCAAATTATCGGGAAAGGTGGTTACCGAACTCTTGCGTCAATTTAAAATAAATCCACTTTGGTTGTTCGGAGAAAGCGATCAGAAACATTTGGACACCTCCAAAACTAGTGTTATCCCCAAAGTGGTTACGGTGGACAACTCCGATAATGATAACATGGTGATGGTAAACGCAAAAGCGGCTGCGGGATATCCCCAGAATATTTCAGATACAAGTTGGTATAGGCAATTACCCGCTTTTGATATGCCCATTCCCGAGTTCAGGAACGCCACCTATCGAGGTTTTCAGGTCGAGGGTGATAGCATGTTGCCCAATTTGAGACCCAACGATTGGGTTTTGGCAAAAGCCATTGAGCATATTGATCATGTGAGCCCCAACAAAATGTACGTGGTGGTGCTTCAGGATTCTGTAATGGTGAAGAAAATAGAACGAAAGCCAAATTCCAATAATATCACCCTTGTTTCATTAAACGAAACTTATCCGCCATACGAAATCAAACCTTTTCAAATCCAAGAAATTTGGGAGGTGAGCAGTAAACTTACCTTTAATGTGGATGCCACTACCGAAACTGGATTGCTGAAACAACTGCAACAATCCATGGATGAATTGAAAAAACAAGTTGGACAAATAAAATAG
- a CDS encoding SMP-30/gluconolactonase/LRE family protein: MKNLPLLLLSITFGCFAQQKTTGKLVAEDDAFYNYVDNDAKIEVLAEGFIWSEGPVWVKEGGFLLFSDAPQNTIFKWRDYEGLTEFLKPSGYTGILPYSREPGSNGLTINNEGELVACEHGDRRISSMPLSQGGKITVADKWQGKRFNSPNDIVQTSNGIYYFTDPPYGLPKQENSETREIDAFGVYKIDVDGSVEMVVSNLSRPNGVALSPDEKILYVTQSAPEAPYIMAYNIKNDGSLDEGRLFFDTSPLIKSGLIGSPDGIKVDKNGTVFSTGPGGILIINPEGKLLGRIDTGQPTANCAWGGDGSVLYITAHKFLMRIKTKTVGDGF; encoded by the coding sequence ATGAAAAACTTACCTCTCCTCCTATTAAGTATAACCTTCGGATGTTTCGCCCAACAAAAAACCACGGGGAAACTGGTGGCAGAGGACGATGCTTTTTATAACTACGTGGATAACGATGCAAAAATTGAGGTTTTGGCCGAAGGTTTTATATGGTCGGAAGGACCTGTATGGGTTAAAGAAGGTGGATTTCTCCTCTTTTCCGATGCTCCCCAAAACACCATTTTTAAATGGCGGGACTATGAGGGTCTGACTGAATTTTTAAAGCCTTCGGGATATACAGGTATTCTTCCGTATAGTAGAGAGCCGGGCAGTAATGGGCTTACAATAAACAATGAAGGCGAATTGGTGGCCTGCGAGCATGGCGACCGAAGAATTTCTAGCATGCCCTTATCCCAAGGTGGAAAAATAACGGTGGCGGATAAATGGCAAGGAAAACGTTTTAATAGCCCAAATGATATTGTACAAACCTCCAATGGCATCTACTATTTTACCGACCCTCCCTACGGTCTACCTAAACAGGAAAATTCAGAAACGCGGGAAATTGATGCTTTTGGGGTATATAAAATAGATGTGGACGGAAGTGTGGAAATGGTGGTCAGCAATCTCAGTCGCCCCAATGGTGTGGCACTGTCCCCCGATGAAAAAATCCTCTACGTTACACAATCGGCCCCTGAAGCGCCCTATATAATGGCGTACAACATTAAGAATGACGGTTCTTTGGATGAAGGGAGGTTATTTTTTGATACATCCCCCTTAATAAAATCTGGTTTAATCGGGTCTCCGGACGGTATCAAAGTAGATAAAAATGGAACTGTTTTCTCCACAGGACCTGGTGGAATATTAATTATAAACCCAGAAGGAAAACTTTTGGGACGTATAGATACAGGTCAACCTACGGCCAATTGTGCTTGGGGTGGTGATGGCTCTGTACTCTACATAACAGCCCATAAATTCTTGATGAGGATTAAGACCAAAACGGTTGGAGACGGGTTTTAA
- a CDS encoding ATP-grasp domain-containing protein, translating into MKFDVVVLTDHRYVAPKERTPYIENVLQEDSLVLDALQKQGLRAIRKSWDDPNFDWSTTKYALFRTTWDYFDRYSEFSKWLETASKQTQFINSKALIYWNIDKHYLQDLSNAGVTIPKTIFVEKGTKTTLAESIANAKSEYGFTADTYILKPCVSGAARHTYKIQKNEIEKHEAIFQELVAEEAMMFQEFQQNIVSKGEISMMVFNGEFTHAVLKIAKPGDFRVQDDFGGTVHEYNPVEEQIAFAKSVVNAAPELPIYARVDIFKDNDGNWALAELEIFEPELWFRLNPKAAKILAKAIKETCIVH; encoded by the coding sequence ATGAAGTTTGATGTTGTTGTTTTAACAGACCACCGCTATGTGGCTCCAAAAGAGCGAACACCTTATATTGAAAATGTATTGCAAGAAGACAGCTTAGTTCTAGATGCATTGCAAAAACAAGGTTTACGGGCCATTCGCAAATCTTGGGACGACCCCAATTTTGATTGGTCAACCACCAAATATGCCTTGTTTAGAACTACTTGGGACTATTTTGACCGTTATTCAGAATTTTCAAAATGGTTGGAGACAGCTTCAAAACAAACGCAGTTCATCAATTCCAAAGCACTGATCTATTGGAACATTGACAAGCATTACCTACAAGATCTATCAAACGCAGGCGTAACCATTCCAAAAACGATTTTTGTGGAAAAAGGCACAAAAACTACCCTTGCCGAATCCATTGCAAACGCAAAATCAGAATATGGCTTTACGGCGGACACCTATATTTTAAAACCTTGTGTTTCGGGAGCGGCACGGCATACGTACAAAATTCAGAAAAATGAGATTGAAAAGCATGAGGCCATTTTCCAAGAATTAGTGGCGGAAGAAGCCATGATGTTTCAAGAATTTCAGCAAAATATTGTTTCCAAAGGAGAAATATCTATGATGGTTTTTAATGGTGAGTTTACCCATGCCGTACTAAAAATTGCAAAACCTGGCGATTTTAGGGTACAGGATGATTTTGGAGGAACTGTTCATGAGTACAATCCCGTTGAAGAACAAATAGCATTTGCCAAAAGTGTGGTAAATGCCGCACCAGAATTGCCAATTTATGCCAGAGTAGATATTTTTAAGGACAATGACGGTAATTGGGCCTTGGCTGAACTGGAAATCTTTGAACCGGAACTTTGGTTTCGTCTCAACCCTAAAGCAGCTAAAATTTTGGCGAAAGCCATCAAAGAAACTTGCATTGTTCATTAA